The Micromonospora sp. NBC_00421 genome contains a region encoding:
- a CDS encoding DUF397 domain-containing protein produces the protein MRTPDLATAQWFTSSRSTNNGDCVECAVLPDLMAVRDSKDPCGPVLFFPAHQWSAFVAAAPVRSPGQAR, from the coding sequence GTGCGCACCCCCGACCTCGCCACCGCCCAGTGGTTCACCAGCAGCCGCAGCACCAACAACGGCGACTGCGTCGAGTGCGCTGTCCTGCCCGACCTGATGGCGGTACGCGACAGCAAGGACCCCTGCGGCCCGGTGCTGTTCTTCCCGGCGCACCAGTGGTCGGCGTTCGTCGCCGCCGCCCCGGTCCGCTCCCCCGGTCAGGCCAGGTAA
- a CDS encoding sulfurtransferase TusA family protein, whose amino-acid sequence MEVLDCRGQRCPLPVIALARRLPELPIGAVLRVLADDPAAAVDIPAWCRMRGQEFVAAVPDGPGYEVRRTR is encoded by the coding sequence GTGGAGGTGCTGGACTGTCGGGGGCAGCGGTGTCCGCTGCCGGTGATCGCGCTGGCCCGTCGGCTGCCCGAGCTGCCCATCGGCGCGGTGCTGCGGGTGCTCGCCGACGACCCGGCCGCCGCCGTGGACATCCCCGCCTGGTGCCGGATGCGCGGCCAGGAGTTCGTCGCCGCCGTCCCCGACGGACCGGGCTACGAGGTACGCCGCACCCGCTGA
- the trpD gene encoding anthranilate phosphoribosyltransferase, with protein sequence MGERTWPHLLNALLRGDELSTADTTWAMNEIMAGAAGPAQIAGFAVALRAKGETSAELAGLVEAMLDNSVPVTLPEELRRTAIDVVGTGGDLAHTVNISTMTALVVAGAGVPVVKHGNRAASSLCGTADLLEFFGLPLDLGPEQVARCVTEAGIGFCFAPRFHPGYRHAGPVRREIGVPTAFNFLGPLTNPARPHAGAVGCFDARMAPVMAEVFARRGDSVIVMRGEDGLDEFTTAAPTRVWVAQQGTVREAVLDAADLGVPRATLADLRGGDAAHNAAVAHRLLAGGTGPVRDAVLVNAAVALATQTPLDGDLTEAVRAGMARAAESVDSGAAAAVLDRWVDVARSL encoded by the coding sequence ATGGGCGAACGGACCTGGCCGCACCTGCTCAACGCGCTGCTGCGCGGCGACGAGCTGTCCACCGCCGACACCACCTGGGCGATGAACGAGATCATGGCCGGTGCCGCCGGCCCGGCGCAGATCGCCGGTTTCGCGGTCGCGCTACGCGCCAAGGGTGAGACCTCGGCCGAACTGGCCGGTCTGGTCGAGGCGATGCTCGACAACTCGGTGCCGGTGACCCTGCCGGAGGAGCTGCGGCGCACCGCGATCGATGTGGTGGGCACCGGGGGTGACCTCGCCCACACGGTCAACATCTCGACCATGACCGCACTGGTGGTGGCCGGTGCCGGCGTCCCGGTGGTCAAGCACGGCAACCGGGCCGCCTCGTCGCTGTGCGGCACCGCCGACCTGCTGGAGTTCTTCGGCCTACCGCTGGATCTGGGCCCCGAGCAGGTGGCCCGGTGCGTGACCGAGGCCGGCATCGGCTTCTGCTTCGCGCCCCGGTTCCACCCCGGGTACCGGCACGCCGGCCCGGTCCGCCGGGAGATCGGCGTGCCGACCGCGTTCAACTTCCTCGGCCCGCTGACCAACCCGGCCCGGCCACACGCCGGCGCGGTCGGCTGCTTCGACGCCCGGATGGCCCCCGTGATGGCCGAGGTCTTCGCTCGCCGGGGCGACTCGGTAATCGTGATGCGCGGCGAGGACGGCCTGGACGAGTTCACCACCGCCGCGCCCACCCGGGTCTGGGTGGCCCAGCAGGGCACCGTACGGGAGGCCGTGCTGGACGCGGCCGATCTCGGGGTACCCCGGGCCACCCTGGCCGACCTGCGGGGCGGTGACGCCGCGCACAACGCCGCAGTGGCCCACCGGCTGCTGGCCGGCGGGACCGGTCCGGTACGCGACGCCGTCCTGGTCAACGCCGCCGTCGCGCTGGCCACCCAGACCCCGCTGGACGGCGACCTCACCGAGGCGGTACGCGCCGGCATGGCCCGCGCCGCGGAGTCAGTCGACTCGGGGGCGGCAGCGGCGGTCCTGGACCGCTGGGTCGACGTCGCCCGCTCCCTCTGA
- the ctaE gene encoding aa3-type cytochrome oxidase subunit III: protein MTAAPAIDKSRIHSLTRPNMVSVGTIVWLSSELMFFAALFAMYFSIRAAAPEQWEKHTEVLNIPYATTFTVILVLSSVTCQLGVFAAEKGDVHALRRWFTLTFVMGLIFVLGQANEYLTLVHEGVKINEDGYGSMFYLTTGFHGLHVTGGLIAFIIFMVRTTMGRFTPAQATSAIVVSYYWHFVDVVWIGLYAMIYWLQ, encoded by the coding sequence GTGACTGCGGCCCCAGCCATTGACAAGAGCCGGATCCACTCTCTGACGCGGCCCAACATGGTCAGCGTCGGGACGATCGTGTGGCTCTCCAGCGAACTCATGTTCTTCGCGGCGCTGTTCGCGATGTACTTCTCGATCCGCGCGGCGGCGCCGGAGCAGTGGGAGAAGCACACCGAGGTACTCAACATCCCCTATGCGACCACCTTCACGGTGATCCTGGTGCTGTCCTCGGTGACCTGCCAGCTCGGTGTCTTCGCGGCCGAGAAGGGTGACGTCCACGCCCTGCGGCGCTGGTTCACGCTCACCTTCGTGATGGGCCTGATCTTCGTGCTCGGCCAGGCGAACGAGTACCTCACCCTGGTCCACGAAGGCGTGAAGATCAACGAAGACGGTTACGGGTCGATGTTCTACCTGACCACCGGCTTCCACGGCCTGCACGTGACAGGCGGTCTCATCGCCTTCATCATCTTCATGGTCCGCACCACCATGGGCCGGTTCACCCCCGCCCAGGCCACGTCGGCGATCGTCGTGTCGTACTACTGGCACTTCGTCGACGTCGTGTGGATCGGGCTCTACGCCATGATCTACTGGCTTCAGTGA
- a CDS encoding cysteine desulfurase family protein, which produces MSAHPVYLDAATAAPLHPVARQALLAALDDGWADPARLYSRARRAAQLLDAAREATAATLGVRPDELSFTPSGTHAAHSAVLGGLAGRQRSGDTLVHSAIEHSAVLHAAERHVATGGTATSVPVDRLGRLDLAAWSTAVHSPGVALAALIGASHEVGTVQPVAGATAACAAAGVPLYVDAAQLVGRVPVPDGWSVLTASAHKWGGPPGVGLLVVRKGTRWESPWPADERELGRTPGVVNLPAVVAAAASLRAAAADAAAEAARLTPLVDLIRARVAAEVPDVEVVGDPVDRLPHLVTFSCLYVDGEVLLHALDRRGFAVSSGSSCTSSTLRPSHVLEAMGVLSHGNVRVSLHRDTTEADVGRFLAELPGIVAELRADAGVVGL; this is translated from the coding sequence GTGAGTGCCCACCCGGTCTACCTGGACGCGGCCACCGCCGCGCCGCTGCACCCGGTCGCCCGGCAGGCGTTGCTGGCGGCCCTCGACGACGGCTGGGCCGACCCCGCCCGCCTCTACAGCCGGGCCCGCCGGGCCGCCCAACTCCTCGACGCGGCCCGCGAGGCCACCGCCGCCACCCTCGGCGTCCGCCCCGACGAACTCTCCTTCACCCCCAGCGGTACGCACGCAGCGCACTCCGCCGTGCTCGGTGGCCTGGCCGGCCGGCAGCGCAGCGGCGACACCCTGGTGCACTCGGCGATCGAACACTCGGCGGTGCTGCACGCCGCCGAACGGCACGTGGCGACCGGCGGCACCGCGACCTCCGTACCGGTGGACCGGCTCGGCCGGCTCGACCTTGCCGCCTGGTCGACGGCGGTGCACTCCCCCGGGGTGGCGCTGGCGGCGCTGATCGGGGCCAGCCACGAGGTGGGCACCGTCCAGCCGGTCGCCGGGGCCACCGCCGCCTGCGCCGCCGCCGGGGTGCCGCTCTACGTGGACGCGGCCCAACTGGTCGGCCGGGTGCCGGTGCCGGACGGGTGGTCGGTGCTGACCGCCAGCGCGCACAAGTGGGGCGGTCCGCCCGGCGTCGGGTTGCTGGTCGTCCGCAAGGGCACCCGCTGGGAGTCGCCGTGGCCGGCCGACGAGCGGGAGCTCGGGCGTACCCCCGGGGTGGTGAACCTGCCGGCGGTGGTGGCGGCGGCGGCGAGTCTGCGCGCGGCGGCGGCCGACGCGGCGGCCGAGGCGGCCCGGCTGACCCCGCTGGTGGACCTGATCCGGGCCCGGGTCGCCGCCGAGGTGCCGGACGTGGAGGTGGTCGGCGACCCGGTCGACCGGCTCCCCCACCTGGTGACCTTCTCCTGCCTGTACGTCGACGGCGAGGTGCTGCTGCACGCGCTGGACCGGCGCGGCTTCGCCGTCTCCTCCGGTTCCTCCTGCACGTCCTCGACGCTGCGCCCGTCGCACGTGCTGGAGGCGATGGGGGTGCTGTCGCACGGCAACGTCCGGGTCTCGCTGCACCGGGACACCACCGAGGCGGACGTCGGGCGGTTCCTCGCCGAGCTGCCCGGGATCGTCGCCGAGCTGCGCGCCGACGCCGGCGTGGTGGGCCTGTGA
- a CDS encoding AAA family ATPase has protein sequence MTQLLVVFAGLPGVGKSTLAGQVGVALGAPVLPVDPIERALARHGLTGHGSGLVGYDALAGLAEVQLGLGTSVVVDAVNPVAGARGLWLDLAARAGVPLRLIEVYCGDEAQLRRRVEARHGADPLAPTWEQVRQRGEEYEPLIGPRLVVDTTIAIDPLPAILRYLA, from the coding sequence ATGACGCAACTCCTGGTCGTCTTCGCCGGCCTGCCCGGGGTGGGCAAGAGCACCCTCGCCGGGCAGGTCGGCGTGGCGCTGGGTGCCCCGGTGCTGCCGGTCGACCCGATCGAGCGGGCGCTGGCCCGGCACGGGCTGACCGGCCACGGTTCGGGCCTGGTCGGCTATGACGCGCTGGCCGGGCTGGCCGAGGTGCAGCTCGGGCTGGGGACCAGCGTGGTGGTCGACGCGGTGAACCCGGTGGCCGGCGCGCGGGGGCTCTGGCTCGACCTGGCCGCGCGGGCCGGGGTGCCGCTGCGGCTGATCGAGGTCTACTGCGGTGACGAGGCGCAGCTGCGCCGCCGGGTCGAGGCCCGGCACGGGGCCGACCCGCTCGCCCCGACCTGGGAGCAGGTCCGACAGCGCGGCGAGGAGTACGAGCCGCTGATCGGCCCCCGGCTGGTGGTCGACACCACCATCGCGATCGACCCGCTCCCGGCGATCCTGCGTTACCTGGCCTGA
- a CDS encoding cytochrome c oxidase subunit 4 has translation MKTEWRIFLIIAGFLFGATILYGAWTYGDSGGQVEWVGTVALLLSFLLCAMCGGFFWFVSRRIDLRPEDRPDGEIADGAGEIGFFSPGSYWPFGLALAAALAGLGLVFWQFWLLGLGLVLVIFAACGLLFEYYSGTRRTAEH, from the coding sequence ATGAAGACCGAGTGGCGTATCTTCCTCATCATCGCCGGGTTCCTCTTCGGCGCGACGATCCTCTACGGCGCCTGGACGTACGGCGACTCCGGCGGCCAGGTCGAATGGGTCGGCACGGTGGCCCTGCTGCTGTCCTTCCTGCTCTGCGCGATGTGCGGTGGCTTCTTCTGGTTCGTCTCCCGCCGCATCGACCTGCGCCCCGAGGACCGGCCGGACGGCGAGATCGCCGACGGCGCGGGCGAGATCGGCTTCTTCAGCCCCGGCAGCTACTGGCCCTTCGGCTTGGCGCTGGCTGCCGCGCTCGCCGGCCTGGGTCTGGTGTTCTGGCAGTTCTGGCTGCTCGGACTGGGTTTGGTGTTGGTCATCTTCGCCGCCTGTGGCCTGCTCTTCGAGTACTACTCCGGTACCCGCCGCACCGCCGAGCACTGA
- a CDS encoding cytochrome c oxidase assembly protein, with product MLHVDSIFAATSATPPTSLAAGGVEVPPPFDITRVFTETRLDSWLALGLVLAAGLYLYGVYRLRLRGDRWPVVRTVCFLGPGLGGIAAVTVSGLHAYDTALLSVHMVQHMVLSMIAPIFLALGAPVTLALRTLPVGPRKRLLAVVHSRIARVYSFPLVAFTIFVVNPFALYFTDLYRYTLEHAWAHELVHAHFIMTGCVFFWPLLGLDPLPGRWPYPARALLMLLSVPFHTVLGLTIMQSTTLFGGDWYPSLGLAWSDPRNDQVVAGGILWAGGEFVSVTMIAVLVVQWVKQSEREARRVDRELDRQEARDRAAEADAILTAATPAAVATASPDAGTTPPAGPPAATAATPGNPL from the coding sequence GTGCTGCACGTCGATTCGATCTTCGCCGCCACCTCGGCGACCCCGCCCACCAGCCTCGCGGCGGGCGGCGTCGAGGTACCGCCGCCGTTCGACATCACCCGGGTCTTCACCGAGACCCGGCTGGACAGCTGGCTCGCCCTGGGCCTGGTCCTCGCCGCCGGCCTCTACCTCTACGGGGTCTACCGGCTGCGGCTGCGCGGGGACCGCTGGCCGGTCGTGCGTACCGTCTGCTTCCTCGGGCCGGGCCTGGGCGGCATCGCCGCGGTCACGGTCAGCGGGCTGCACGCCTACGACACCGCCCTGCTCTCGGTGCACATGGTGCAGCACATGGTGCTGTCGATGATCGCGCCGATCTTCCTGGCCCTGGGCGCACCTGTCACCCTGGCCCTGCGCACCCTGCCGGTCGGCCCCCGCAAACGGCTGCTGGCGGTCGTGCACAGCCGGATCGCCCGGGTCTACAGCTTCCCGCTTGTGGCGTTCACCATCTTCGTGGTCAACCCGTTCGCGCTCTACTTCACCGACCTGTACCGCTACACCCTCGAACACGCCTGGGCGCACGAGCTGGTGCACGCGCACTTCATCATGACCGGCTGCGTCTTCTTCTGGCCGCTGCTCGGCCTGGACCCGCTGCCCGGCCGCTGGCCGTACCCGGCGCGGGCGCTGCTGATGCTGCTGTCGGTGCCGTTCCACACCGTGCTCGGGCTCACCATCATGCAGAGCACCACCCTGTTCGGCGGCGACTGGTACCCGTCGCTCGGCCTGGCCTGGTCAGACCCGCGCAACGACCAGGTGGTCGCCGGGGGCATCCTCTGGGCCGGCGGCGAGTTCGTCAGTGTGACGATGATCGCGGTGCTGGTGGTGCAGTGGGTCAAGCAGTCCGAGCGGGAGGCCCGCCGGGTGGACCGCGAGCTGGACCGGCAGGAGGCCCGCGACCGCGCCGCCGAGGCCGACGCCATCCTCACCGCCGCCACCCCCGCCGCCGTGGCCACCGCCAGTCCCGACGCAGGGACCACCCCGCCGGCAGGTCCGCCGGCCGCCACCGCCGCGACCCCCGGAAACCCGCTCTGA
- the qcrC gene encoding cytochrome bc1 complex diheme cytochrome c subunit has product MTSDNDRRRGLLARLRGRPAARSRGRRRLGAAFRLIAALTLAGGAYTVFAPGVQAQENPPLTGAAAEGRALFDVSCVTCHGRNAQGVEGRGPSLIGVGSASVEFQVGSGRMPMARQEAQAMRKPPVFTDEQVRQLGQYIQELGGGPQVPQGNLREGANLATGGELFRINCSQCHAFGGGGGALSSGKYAPSLAPASDAQIYAAMLSGPQNMPVFGDNQITPEQKADIIAYIQESLKADQDQGGFNLGRYGPSTEGLAIFLVGIVALVFASLWIAGKS; this is encoded by the coding sequence ATGACTTCTGACAACGACCGCCGACGCGGTCTGCTCGCGCGCCTGCGCGGGCGGCCCGCGGCGCGCAGCAGGGGCCGCCGCCGGCTGGGCGCGGCGTTCCGGCTGATCGCCGCGCTGACGCTGGCCGGCGGCGCCTACACCGTCTTCGCCCCGGGCGTGCAGGCGCAGGAAAACCCGCCGCTGACCGGTGCCGCGGCCGAGGGCCGGGCCCTGTTCGACGTGAGCTGCGTGACCTGCCACGGCCGTAACGCCCAGGGCGTCGAGGGTCGTGGCCCGAGCCTGATCGGTGTCGGCTCCGCCTCGGTGGAGTTCCAGGTGGGCAGCGGCCGGATGCCGATGGCCCGGCAGGAAGCGCAGGCCATGCGCAAGCCGCCGGTCTTCACCGACGAGCAGGTTCGCCAGCTCGGCCAGTACATCCAGGAGCTCGGCGGCGGCCCGCAGGTCCCGCAGGGCAACCTCCGCGAGGGCGCCAACCTGGCCACCGGCGGCGAGCTGTTCCGGATCAACTGCTCGCAGTGCCACGCCTTCGGTGGTGGCGGCGGCGCGCTCTCCTCCGGCAAGTACGCCCCGAGCCTGGCGCCGGCCAGCGACGCGCAGATCTACGCCGCGATGCTCAGCGGCCCGCAGAACATGCCGGTGTTCGGCGACAACCAGATCACCCCGGAGCAGAAGGCGGACATCATCGCCTACATCCAGGAGTCGCTGAAGGCCGACCAGGACCAGGGCGGTTTCAACCTCGGCCGGTACGGCCCGTCCACCGAAGGTCTGGCGATCTTCCTGGTGGGCATCGTCGCGCTGGTCTTCGCGAGCCTGTGGATTGCGGGCAAGTCGTGA
- a CDS encoding helix-turn-helix domain-containing protein produces the protein MGRRTDPSALRWLIGAELGRYRREAPMTLTELAASTGIGKPKLGHMETGRYQQFPEDISAVLRACGADQPAIDRLTALAGRSDAKTWWAPWAAVMPDWFKTYVGLEGLADGAFVFESMVIPGLLQTEEYAQALTLGTGFVRPDHAERFVSFRQTRARRLTDDDPLTLHAVIGEAALRLRVNGDETRRAQLRHLATMSELPNVTVQVLRPEDGPHAAGAIGKFVLLDFANVRPIAYTEVLDGAMYVQDPDGVRTYSMVADNLRQVALSPAESRALIRELAGAD, from the coding sequence ATGGGTAGGCGAACGGATCCGTCCGCGCTGCGCTGGCTGATCGGTGCCGAGCTGGGTCGGTACCGCCGCGAGGCACCGATGACGCTGACCGAACTGGCCGCCAGCACCGGCATCGGCAAGCCGAAGCTCGGTCACATGGAGACCGGCCGCTACCAGCAGTTCCCCGAGGACATCTCGGCCGTGCTCCGCGCCTGCGGGGCCGACCAGCCGGCGATCGACCGGCTGACCGCCCTGGCCGGCCGCTCCGACGCCAAGACCTGGTGGGCGCCCTGGGCTGCGGTGATGCCGGACTGGTTCAAGACGTACGTCGGGCTGGAAGGGCTGGCCGACGGCGCGTTCGTGTTCGAGTCGATGGTCATCCCCGGCCTGCTCCAGACCGAGGAGTACGCCCAGGCGCTGACCCTGGGCACCGGGTTCGTCCGCCCCGACCACGCCGAGCGCTTCGTGTCCTTCCGGCAGACCCGCGCCCGCCGGCTCACCGACGACGACCCGCTCACCCTGCACGCGGTGATCGGTGAGGCGGCGCTGCGGCTGCGGGTCAACGGCGACGAGACCCGGCGGGCGCAGCTCCGGCACCTGGCCACCATGTCAGAGCTGCCGAACGTCACCGTGCAGGTGCTCCGCCCCGAGGACGGCCCGCACGCCGCCGGCGCGATCGGCAAGTTCGTCCTGCTGGACTTCGCCAACGTCCGGCCGATCGCCTACACCGAGGTGCTCGACGGGGCGATGTACGTGCAGGACCCGGACGGTGTCCGGACCTATAGCATGGTGGCAGACAACCTGCGCCAGGTCGCCCTCTCGCCCGCCGAGTCGCGCGCGTTGATCAGGGAGCTGGCCGGCGCGGACTAG
- the qcrA gene encoding cytochrome bc1 complex Rieske iron-sulfur subunit yields the protein MSTQTEQHAPQGREPLDVHDPRLSRFDIVTEGARRDDIEIVHYEEQVVPGSKAERRLTRTVAAMFLLTGLAATAFLVVYIWWPWEYEPGRGGDKWYTPLLGLTLGLALLGVGFGILTWGKKLLPKEVSIQDRHDGPGSQEDRKITGETMRYLADEMGVRRRPLLGVSLVAGLLPVGAVAAAPLVGGLISNPHKNNQMFTTGFAPADGKKIRLVREDGRPIRPADVSAGGQLTVFPGIEHGVSNKHADSPTLLIHLRETDAEKSRQANSRVGHGDFMWGNYAAYSKICTHAGCPASLYEQQTNRLLCPCHQSQFLITDNARPVFGPASRRLPQLPIEVDEEGFFVAKSDYTETVGPDFWERP from the coding sequence ATGAGCACCCAGACCGAGCAGCACGCCCCGCAGGGTCGGGAGCCGCTCGACGTCCACGACCCCCGACTCTCCCGGTTCGACATCGTCACCGAGGGGGCCCGGCGGGACGACATCGAGATCGTCCACTACGAGGAGCAGGTCGTCCCGGGCAGCAAGGCCGAGCGCCGGCTGACCCGTACGGTCGCGGCGATGTTCCTGCTCACCGGCCTGGCCGCCACCGCGTTCCTGGTCGTCTACATCTGGTGGCCCTGGGAGTACGAGCCGGGCCGTGGTGGCGACAAGTGGTACACCCCGCTGCTCGGCCTCACCCTGGGCCTCGCCCTGCTCGGCGTCGGCTTCGGCATCCTCACCTGGGGCAAGAAGCTGCTGCCCAAGGAGGTCTCGATCCAGGACCGGCACGACGGTCCCGGGTCCCAGGAGGACCGGAAGATCACCGGTGAGACCATGCGGTACCTCGCCGACGAGATGGGGGTACGACGTCGTCCGCTGCTCGGCGTCTCGCTGGTCGCCGGTCTGCTGCCGGTCGGTGCGGTCGCGGCGGCCCCGCTGGTCGGTGGCCTGATCTCCAACCCGCACAAGAACAACCAGATGTTCACCACCGGCTTCGCGCCGGCCGACGGCAAGAAGATCCGGCTGGTCCGCGAGGACGGTCGGCCGATCCGCCCGGCCGACGTCAGCGCCGGCGGTCAGCTGACCGTCTTCCCCGGCATCGAGCACGGCGTGAGCAACAAGCACGCCGACTCGCCGACGCTGCTGATCCACCTGCGGGAGACCGACGCGGAGAAGTCCCGGCAGGCCAACTCGCGGGTCGGTCACGGTGACTTCATGTGGGGCAACTACGCGGCGTACTCCAAGATCTGCACCCACGCCGGCTGCCCGGCGAGCCTCTACGAGCAGCAGACCAACCGGCTGCTCTGCCCGTGTCACCAGAGCCAGTTCCTGATCACCGACAACGCCCGCCCGGTCTTCGGCCCGGCGAGCCGGCGGCTTCCCCAGCTGCCGATCGAGGTGGACGAGGAAGGCTTCTTCGTGGCGAAGTCCGACTACACCGAAACCGTCGGCCCCGACTTCTGGGAGCGGCCATGA
- a CDS encoding carbohydrate kinase family protein: MKIAVTGSIATDHLMSFPGRFADQLIADQLHKVSLSFLVDDLVLRRGGVAANIAFGMGQLGLSPVLLGAVGADFADYRSWLERHGVDCDSVHVSEVAHTARFVCTTDTDMCQIASFYAGAMSEARNIELGPVADRLGGLDLVLVSANDPEAMIRHSAECRDRGYAFVADPSQQLARMDGADVVSLIDGAEYLMTNDYEKSLLQSKADLTDAQLLERVKVRVTTLGKDGVEIAGRGVEPFRVPVVRDARAVDPTGVGDGFRAGFFAALSWGLGLERAAQVGSLLAALVLETVGTQEYDVRRDLFVKRLAESYGDDAAEDVRQHLVP; the protein is encoded by the coding sequence ATGAAGATCGCCGTGACCGGCTCGATCGCGACCGACCACCTGATGAGCTTCCCGGGTCGCTTCGCCGACCAGCTCATCGCCGACCAGCTGCACAAGGTGTCGCTCTCCTTCCTGGTGGACGACCTGGTGTTGCGCCGGGGTGGGGTGGCCGCCAACATCGCCTTCGGCATGGGGCAGCTCGGGTTGAGCCCGGTCCTGCTCGGCGCGGTGGGCGCCGACTTCGCCGACTACCGCTCCTGGCTGGAGCGGCACGGCGTGGACTGCGACTCGGTGCACGTCAGCGAGGTGGCGCACACCGCCCGCTTCGTCTGCACCACCGACACCGACATGTGCCAGATCGCCTCGTTCTACGCGGGCGCGATGAGCGAGGCCCGCAACATCGAGCTGGGCCCCGTCGCGGACCGGCTCGGCGGCCTGGACCTGGTCCTGGTCAGCGCGAACGACCCCGAGGCGATGATCCGGCACTCCGCCGAGTGCCGGGACCGCGGCTACGCCTTCGTCGCCGACCCGTCCCAGCAGCTCGCCCGGATGGACGGCGCGGACGTCGTCTCGCTGATCGACGGCGCCGAGTACCTGATGACCAACGACTACGAGAAGTCGCTGCTCCAGAGCAAGGCCGACCTCACCGACGCCCAGCTCCTGGAGCGGGTGAAGGTCCGGGTCACCACGCTGGGCAAGGACGGCGTCGAGATCGCCGGCCGGGGGGTGGAGCCGTTCCGGGTGCCGGTCGTCCGGGACGCCCGTGCCGTCGACCCGACCGGGGTCGGCGACGGCTTCCGGGCAGGTTTCTTCGCCGCCCTGTCCTGGGGGCTCGGTCTGGAACGCGCCGCCCAGGTCGGTTCGCTGCTGGCCGCCCTGGTCCTGGAGACCGTCGGCACCCAGGAGTACGACGTACGCCGCGACCTGTTCGTCAAGCGGCTGGCCGAGTCGTACGGGGACGACGCCGCCGAGGACGTTCGGCAGCACCTGGTGCCATGA
- the ctaC gene encoding aa3-type cytochrome oxidase subunit II: MVARSSEVRPSAVRHSASPGAGERRRRGAGRLAGLGLGGAALLVLLTGCDVGRSVDGFGWPQGGITPEAHRMYDLWIASCIAALAVGVFVWGLIFWCVVRYRKRGNELPVQTRYNLPMEFLYTIAPILIVSVLFYYTAVVQTDVVRTTKNPDVTVEVVAFKWNWQFNYRDGQGTEANTVASVLGTSEVIPVLVLPTDRSIRFEETSRDVIHSFWVPELLFKRDVMPGKIRNVFEVSKLESEGAYVGRCAELCGSYHAFMNFELRVVSPEAYDQFLAAKRDGKSTQEALTAIGQDPYAKTTQPFDTRRNKDNFNPDGASAGAGN; the protein is encoded by the coding sequence GTGGTCGCAAGGAGTTCGGAGGTACGGCCGTCGGCCGTACGGCACAGCGCTTCCCCCGGAGCCGGTGAGCGTCGGCGGCGTGGTGCTGGCCGGCTCGCCGGGCTCGGTCTCGGCGGAGCTGCGCTGCTGGTTCTGCTCACCGGGTGTGACGTCGGCCGCTCGGTCGACGGCTTCGGCTGGCCGCAGGGCGGCATCACCCCCGAAGCGCACCGGATGTACGACCTGTGGATCGCCTCCTGCATCGCCGCCCTGGCGGTCGGTGTCTTCGTCTGGGGCCTGATCTTCTGGTGCGTGGTGCGCTACCGCAAGCGCGGCAACGAGCTGCCGGTGCAGACCCGTTACAACCTGCCGATGGAGTTCCTCTACACCATCGCGCCGATCCTGATCGTCTCGGTCCTCTTCTACTACACGGCGGTGGTCCAGACCGACGTGGTGCGGACGACGAAGAACCCGGATGTCACCGTCGAGGTCGTCGCCTTCAAGTGGAACTGGCAGTTCAACTACCGCGACGGCCAGGGCACCGAGGCCAACACCGTGGCGTCGGTGCTGGGCACCAGCGAGGTCATCCCGGTGCTGGTGCTGCCGACCGACCGGTCCATCCGGTTCGAGGAGACCAGCCGCGACGTCATCCACTCCTTCTGGGTGCCGGAGCTGCTGTTCAAGCGCGACGTGATGCCCGGCAAGATCCGTAACGTGTTCGAGGTCTCCAAGCTGGAGTCCGAGGGCGCGTACGTGGGCCGCTGCGCCGAGCTGTGCGGCAGCTACCACGCCTTCATGAACTTCGAGCTGCGGGTGGTCTCCCCCGAGGCGTACGACCAGTTCCTGGCGGCCAAGCGGGACGGCAAGTCGACGCAGGAGGCGCTGACCGCCATCGGCCAGGACCCCTACGCGAAGACCACCCAGCCGTTCGACACCCGTCGCAACAAGGACAACTTCAACCCGGACGGCGCGTCCGCGGGCGCGGGAAACTGA